A single Paenibacillus sp. FSL R5-0517 DNA region contains:
- a CDS encoding stalk domain-containing protein, whose product MLGKHGKQLEDVKSSKVKKWAIVTLAGVIWIAPVMSAGEQMWSGTSWQSVAAAASTNTSKLSEEILTSGAKLMKYRYTTTRSGSKVNVLADVVQVDLQNPYVKLDVMTGKGGNLNSKQSTGAMAKENGAVAAVNGDYFNVSGELAPIGGQVSDGVLVSTPSELSGMYALTVTKDGKPMIDEYSFDGTVKAQDGSTFALRGINKEDYTVESGAVKYSHANSMYIYTPAWTSTKRPNDPSTTPTEVLVQNGVITQISDKKALNMTVPQDGYILRAHGTAATWIMSHLSVGQTLDADYKLKAKTTGQSVDPSNLEMMIGGHTILVNGGKAASFSRDIAASGIGGIRARTAVGYSQDGRYVYIIAAEKNSNSSGMSLTELQSFMTSVGVWKGMNLDGGGSTTMVTRPLGEQTAGLTFNTEYGTEQRQVVNTLGVFSTAPAGKLKGFAVSGSQTLLVGQEGKYTAKGYDTYYNPIATGDISMSWKSSNNGIVSVSNGTIKGVKPGTATLTATSNGASSSIKVSVLGGSELASLTAGSGLGSLKAGTTMSIPVTATTKSGQSVTVPADSLTWEFIGFKGKVTADQLTVSSVNSGAQVGYAIGRYDGYSTVVVLSASASETIWENFENVSYPINFTTNAAGVTGSATVTAGTGEKAGSNVLQLGYDMTAGTGKMYAYAQLNGSTGREVSAAATSMSMDVMGDKSLNWLRAEFTDANGKTVYADLAKAIDWSGWKKLSVDLNGLNIAYPAKLKRVYVVNVEEGQDERAKTGTVAFDNIAFTMPSKSSEVGLPTGTASLVLGQKSMTVNGTKKAIDAAPVLKNGTTYVPIKHVLDAFGGQASWDSKNQRITVLRGSKLIDLVVGQKEFILNGKRQSATVAPYVTGGRTLVPLRLVSEQLGLTVKWEQKTKTVTISS is encoded by the coding sequence ATGCTGGGGAAACATGGGAAACAGCTGGAAGACGTTAAGAGCAGTAAGGTGAAGAAATGGGCAATTGTGACGCTGGCGGGTGTAATCTGGATTGCACCGGTGATGAGCGCAGGTGAACAGATGTGGTCTGGCACTTCGTGGCAATCGGTGGCCGCAGCGGCATCTACGAATACAAGTAAGTTGAGTGAAGAAATTTTGACTTCCGGTGCGAAGCTCATGAAATACAGATATACGACAACACGTTCCGGTTCCAAGGTCAACGTACTGGCGGATGTGGTCCAGGTGGATCTGCAGAACCCGTATGTGAAGCTGGATGTGATGACAGGCAAGGGCGGTAATCTGAACAGCAAACAGAGCACAGGTGCCATGGCCAAGGAAAATGGTGCAGTGGCTGCTGTGAATGGTGATTACTTCAACGTATCCGGTGAACTCGCGCCGATTGGTGGACAGGTCTCTGATGGCGTACTGGTCTCCACACCTTCCGAACTGTCGGGCATGTATGCACTCACGGTGACCAAGGACGGTAAACCGATGATCGACGAGTATTCTTTTGATGGAACGGTGAAGGCCCAGGATGGTTCAACCTTTGCTTTGCGTGGGATAAATAAAGAGGATTATACGGTAGAGTCGGGCGCGGTGAAATATAGTCATGCCAACTCTATGTATATTTATACACCGGCATGGACCTCCACTAAACGTCCGAATGACCCTTCCACAACGCCAACAGAGGTTCTTGTGCAGAACGGAGTCATTACCCAAATCTCGGATAAAAAAGCGTTAAACATGACGGTGCCGCAGGATGGGTACATTTTGCGTGCGCATGGAACAGCAGCGACATGGATCATGAGCCATCTCTCTGTTGGGCAAACCTTGGATGCGGATTACAAGCTGAAAGCCAAAACAACCGGGCAATCGGTTGATCCAAGTAATCTGGAGATGATGATTGGTGGTCATACCATTTTGGTGAACGGTGGCAAGGCGGCTTCCTTCTCCCGGGATATCGCTGCGTCCGGTATTGGTGGAATTCGTGCAAGAACGGCAGTAGGCTACTCTCAGGATGGTCGGTATGTCTACATCATTGCAGCGGAGAAAAACAGTAACAGCAGCGGGATGTCGCTGACAGAACTGCAATCCTTTATGACCAGCGTGGGTGTCTGGAAAGGTATGAACCTGGACGGTGGCGGCTCCACAACGATGGTAACACGTCCGTTAGGTGAGCAGACCGCAGGTCTGACGTTCAACACAGAGTATGGCACCGAGCAACGTCAGGTTGTAAACACGCTGGGTGTGTTCTCTACGGCTCCAGCAGGTAAACTGAAGGGCTTTGCCGTGAGTGGCAGCCAAACGTTGCTGGTGGGGCAAGAGGGCAAGTACACAGCCAAAGGATATGACACCTACTACAACCCGATCGCAACAGGTGATATCAGCATGTCTTGGAAATCTAGCAACAACGGCATTGTGAGTGTCAGCAACGGCACGATCAAAGGCGTAAAACCAGGCACAGCAACGCTGACGGCAACGAGCAATGGAGCTTCATCTTCCATTAAAGTATCGGTACTGGGTGGAAGTGAATTGGCTTCTCTGACAGCAGGATCAGGTCTCGGTTCGCTCAAAGCGGGCACAACGATGTCCATTCCTGTAACGGCAACAACGAAGAGCGGACAAAGTGTGACAGTTCCGGCCGATTCGCTGACATGGGAATTTATCGGGTTCAAAGGTAAAGTTACGGCGGACCAATTAACCGTATCTTCGGTCAACTCTGGTGCACAAGTGGGATATGCGATTGGACGTTATGATGGTTACAGCACAGTCGTTGTACTCTCGGCTTCTGCAAGCGAAACGATCTGGGAGAACTTCGAAAATGTGAGCTATCCGATCAACTTCACGACAAACGCAGCGGGTGTGACCGGATCGGCAACTGTTACAGCAGGAACGGGTGAAAAAGCCGGCTCCAATGTATTGCAACTTGGTTATGACATGACTGCTGGAACAGGTAAAATGTATGCTTATGCACAACTGAATGGTTCTACCGGCAGAGAGGTATCTGCTGCAGCGACATCAATGTCGATGGATGTTATGGGAGATAAGAGCCTGAACTGGTTGCGCGCTGAATTCACGGATGCCAATGGCAAAACGGTATATGCCGATCTTGCTAAAGCGATTGACTGGAGCGGATGGAAGAAGCTGAGCGTGGACCTGAACGGACTGAATATCGCCTATCCGGCGAAGCTGAAGCGAGTTTATGTGGTGAATGTGGAAGAGGGTCAGGATGAGCGCGCGAAGACAGGTACGGTTGCTTTTGACAATATCGCATTCACGATGCCTTCCAAGTCCAGTGAAGTTGGATTGCCTACGGGAACAGCTTCGCTTGTGCTTGGACAGAAATCGATGACGGTGAATGGAACGAAAAAAGCAATTGATGCAGCACCAGTCCTGAAAAATGGTACGACGTATGTGCCAATCAAACATGTTTTGGACGCTTTTGGTGGTCAGGCAAGCTGGGATAGCAAAAATCAGCGGATCACAGTATTACGTGGTAGCAAGCTGATTGATCTGGTTGTAGGGCAGAAAGAATTCATTCTAAATGGTAAAAGACAAAGCGCAACTGTTGCACCATACGTAACGGGTGGTAGGACTTTAGTCCCACTCAGACTCGTTTCCGAGCAGCTTGGACTCACTGTAAAATGGGAACAGAAAACGAAGACCGTTACCATCTCATCGTGA
- a CDS encoding sensor histidine kinase — MDLQADAIDRVIKNAIQVMENSKYQMFEIMDATRDELKTLNEELKSVLKETAETIEKVDQLELNYRRSRIRLTEVSRDFVRYSEHDIKQAYEKATQLQLDLMIYREKEMYLKARRDDLQKRAKNVEASVERAETIGSQMGVVLEYLSGELGQVTRIIESAKNRQMIGLKIILAQEEERKRIAREIHDGPAQMLANLVLRTEIVERMLIKQDFKMVQAEIVDLKGQVRSSLEEMRKVIFNLRPMALDDLGLIPTLRKYVQDFEVKTKIRSLFETRGKEHRLSSAMEAAIYRLVQEGLSNAAKHAYPTYVVVEITYQAQLVKIVVQDNGLGFKPELLAKKSKDHTHFGLIGMRERVELLEGRIEIESGENQGTKIVIHIPTNVDKGKE, encoded by the coding sequence GTGGATTTACAAGCCGATGCCATAGACCGCGTCATTAAAAACGCCATACAAGTCATGGAAAACAGCAAATATCAAATGTTCGAAATTATGGACGCAACTCGCGATGAGCTGAAGACACTCAACGAGGAGTTGAAGTCGGTACTGAAGGAAACGGCGGAAACGATCGAGAAAGTAGATCAATTGGAGTTGAACTACCGCCGTTCCCGGATCCGGCTGACTGAGGTTAGCCGCGACTTTGTCCGTTATTCCGAGCATGATATCAAGCAGGCGTACGAGAAAGCAACACAGCTGCAGCTGGATCTGATGATTTATCGTGAGAAGGAAATGTATCTGAAAGCCCGTCGGGATGATCTGCAGAAGCGTGCCAAAAATGTGGAAGCTTCTGTAGAGCGTGCCGAGACCATCGGTTCGCAGATGGGTGTTGTACTCGAATACCTGTCAGGTGAACTGGGTCAAGTGACCCGGATCATCGAATCTGCCAAGAATCGACAAATGATTGGTTTGAAAATAATTTTGGCCCAGGAAGAAGAGCGGAAACGTATTGCTCGTGAGATTCATGACGGGCCTGCACAGATGCTCGCAAATCTAGTGCTTAGGACGGAAATTGTAGAAAGAATGCTCATTAAGCAGGATTTTAAGATGGTCCAGGCCGAAATAGTAGATTTGAAAGGCCAGGTTCGTTCCAGTCTTGAAGAAATGAGAAAAGTTATTTTCAATCTGCGTCCTATGGCACTGGATGATCTGGGACTGATTCCAACGCTTCGGAAGTATGTGCAGGATTTTGAGGTAAAAACAAAAATCCGGTCGCTTTTTGAAACAAGAGGTAAGGAACACCGTTTATCTTCCGCGATGGAGGCAGCGATCTACCGCCTCGTGCAGGAAGGTCTGTCGAATGCTGCAAAGCATGCTTATCCCACTTATGTTGTAGTGGAAATTACATACCAGGCTCAGCTCGTCAAAATTGTCGTTCAGGACAATGGGCTTGGGTTCAAACCGGAGCTTCTTGCAAAGAAAAGCAAGGATCATACCCACTTCGGTCTGATTGGGATGAGAGAACGGGTTGAACTGTTAGAAGGAAGAATAGAGATTGAGTCCGGAGAAAATCAAGGAACCAAAATAGTGATTCATATCCCGACAAACGTGGATAAGGGAAAGGAGTAG
- a CDS encoding response regulator transcription factor encodes MENRDTGKASIKVLLADDHQLFREGLKRILNMEDDIEVIGECGDGIQVLEFCNQDKPDIVLMDINMPIENGVEATEKLRELFPDVKVIILSIHDDESYVFETLRKGANGYLLKDMEAESLINAIRSVHEGHAFIHPKVTGKLIMQLRRMTYLNETGAMSEGASKEAGVKFVAGDNNPLTRREAEVLRLMAEGKSNKMIGEFLFISEKTVKNHVSSILQKMEVDDRTQAVINSIKYGWVTL; translated from the coding sequence ATGGAAAACCGTGATACTGGTAAAGCATCGATTAAAGTTCTTTTGGCTGATGATCATCAGCTGTTCCGTGAGGGACTGAAACGCATTTTAAATATGGAGGACGACATTGAGGTCATCGGCGAATGCGGCGATGGAATTCAAGTGCTCGAATTCTGCAATCAGGATAAACCGGATATCGTATTGATGGATATCAACATGCCGATTGAAAATGGGGTTGAAGCAACGGAGAAATTGCGTGAGCTGTTCCCTGATGTCAAAGTCATTATCTTGTCCATTCATGATGATGAAAGTTATGTGTTTGAGACGCTTCGTAAAGGGGCTAACGGATACTTGCTGAAGGATATGGAGGCCGAGTCTCTGATCAATGCGATTCGTTCCGTGCATGAAGGACATGCGTTCATCCATCCAAAAGTAACAGGCAAACTGATCATGCAGCTGCGACGTATGACGTATCTTAATGAAACAGGGGCGATGAGTGAAGGAGCTTCGAAGGAAGCGGGCGTTAAATTTGTCGCTGGTGACAATAACCCGCTCACACGTCGTGAGGCTGAAGTGCTTCGCTTAATGGCAGAAGGTAAGAGCAACAAAATGATTGGTGAATTCCTGTTCATCAGTGAAAAAACAGTAAAAAACCATGTCAGCAGTATTCTGCAGAAGATGGAAGTGGACGACCGTACACAAGCGGTTATCAATTCGATCAAATATGGTTGGGTTACGCTCTAA